Proteins from a single region of Natrinema amylolyticum:
- a CDS encoding archaea-specific SMC-related protein has translation MVDRTLHLELENIGGIEREELSITPGPTFIQGPNAANKSSFLKGLLFALGSTTVPIRSGADEARAVLSSGEKRVERIARRTDAGIETTGEAWITDPDDVTLLERFAGLLETNSLRSAVARNEDVESLLKEPMDIEALEAERSTKMARKRELTTEIESAGDVDDRLEDRKRELATKRDRLDELESTLEELYDEQDDADTDTDGVLQELRDERADLRSDETECETQIEQLEAAIDRLEERRDEIEADLEDARDAVEETDIEALERKRESARAELDDVTERLDVLQSVLTANREMVDSEFTGVLGSETGLMGDEVTCWTCGRSAPVEELEGTIEELTELVKADKRRKREREPEIEELTEQIERVRRSETEIQQLEAEKGDVEQTLASRRDSLEERRDQRETIRDRLSELDDEIADRAADQRSEQSELTDEIEETRVEKETLRREIERLEETCESLRETRAELERKREEVDRLSDEITALTDRIENLESELRAVFNETMDELLDVLEFERIERVWLDGEFELVIAREIDGRTQSDSIEHLAESEREMIGLVLALAGFVTYDVDDVTPVLVLDSLGAFDAERTRRLVDYFADETDYLVATVHPESTVDTAFDTVTFEPPVRN, from the coding sequence ATGGTTGACCGAACACTGCATCTCGAACTCGAGAATATCGGTGGTATCGAACGCGAAGAACTGTCGATCACCCCGGGACCGACGTTCATTCAGGGCCCGAACGCTGCGAATAAGAGCTCGTTCCTTAAGGGACTGCTCTTCGCGCTCGGGAGCACGACGGTTCCGATCCGAAGCGGGGCCGACGAGGCTCGCGCAGTGCTCTCGTCCGGCGAGAAGCGCGTCGAGCGGATCGCTCGACGGACCGACGCCGGTATCGAGACGACCGGCGAGGCGTGGATCACGGACCCCGACGACGTCACGCTTCTCGAGCGGTTCGCGGGACTACTGGAGACGAATTCGCTCAGAAGCGCCGTAGCTCGAAACGAGGACGTCGAGTCGCTCCTGAAAGAGCCGATGGACATCGAGGCGCTCGAGGCGGAGCGATCGACGAAGATGGCGCGAAAGCGGGAGCTAACAACGGAGATCGAGTCGGCCGGTGACGTCGACGATCGGCTCGAGGACCGAAAACGCGAACTCGCGACGAAACGCGACCGACTCGACGAACTCGAGTCGACCCTCGAGGAGCTGTACGACGAGCAGGACGACGCCGATACCGACACCGACGGTGTCCTACAGGAGCTGCGCGACGAACGTGCCGATCTGCGGTCGGACGAGACCGAGTGTGAGACTCAGATCGAACAGCTCGAAGCCGCTATCGACCGTCTCGAGGAGCGGAGGGACGAAATCGAAGCCGACCTCGAGGACGCGCGAGACGCCGTTGAAGAGACCGATATCGAGGCCCTCGAACGGAAACGCGAGTCCGCGCGGGCCGAACTCGACGACGTAACGGAGCGGCTCGACGTGTTGCAGTCGGTCCTGACTGCGAATCGCGAGATGGTCGATTCCGAGTTCACGGGCGTACTCGGCAGCGAGACGGGACTGATGGGCGACGAAGTGACCTGCTGGACCTGTGGCCGATCGGCGCCGGTCGAGGAGCTTGAAGGGACGATCGAGGAACTGACGGAACTCGTCAAAGCGGACAAACGCCGAAAGCGCGAACGCGAGCCGGAGATCGAGGAGCTCACCGAGCAGATCGAGCGGGTTCGGCGGTCGGAAACGGAGATCCAGCAGCTCGAGGCGGAGAAAGGGGACGTCGAGCAGACCCTGGCGAGCCGCCGCGACTCCCTCGAGGAACGACGCGACCAGCGAGAGACGATTCGCGATCGGCTCTCCGAACTCGACGACGAAATCGCCGATCGGGCGGCCGATCAGCGCTCCGAACAGTCGGAGCTCACAGACGAGATCGAAGAGACGCGAGTCGAGAAAGAGACGCTTCGACGGGAGATCGAGCGACTCGAGGAGACCTGTGAGTCCCTCCGCGAAACGCGGGCGGAGCTGGAACGCAAACGCGAGGAAGTCGATCGGCTCTCCGACGAGATCACGGCGTTGACGGATCGAATCGAGAACCTCGAGAGCGAGCTCCGAGCGGTGTTCAACGAGACGATGGACGAACTGTTGGACGTCCTCGAGTTCGAGCGGATCGAGCGTGTCTGGCTCGACGGCGAGTTCGAACTCGTGATCGCCCGCGAGATCGACGGCCGGACGCAATCGGACTCCATCGAACACCTCGCCGAGAGCGAACGGGAGATGATCGGGCTCGTCCTCGCACTTGCCGGGTTCGTCACGTACGACGTCGACGACGTGACACCGGTACTCGTTCTCGACTCGCTGGGTGCGTTCGACGCGGAACGGACCCGCCGATTGGTCGATTACTTCGCCGACGAAACCGACTATCTGGTCGCGACGGTCCACCCGGAATCCACCGTCGATACCGCGTTCGATACCGTGACGTTCGAGCCGCCGGTACGGAACTGA
- a CDS encoding Lrp/AsnC family transcriptional regulator, whose product MADHSDDDVLEIDEIDRRILEILANDPRSPYADIAAELAEYDIDLSSEGVRRRVTSLLENMTSFFLPRPKRNSWEIVLITARTADEANAKQDVFEAMSNMDFWFVAEGFGTVDLYGIATAKSNAEIDDLLVQMRALDSVTDIDYFIETDRAVDIGNYLPVY is encoded by the coding sequence ATGGCGGACCATTCCGACGACGATGTCCTCGAAATAGACGAGATCGATCGACGGATCCTCGAGATACTCGCGAACGATCCGCGGAGTCCGTACGCGGATATCGCCGCCGAGCTAGCCGAGTACGATATCGACCTGAGCAGCGAAGGCGTCCGCCGCCGCGTCACGTCGCTGCTCGAGAACATGACGAGTTTCTTCTTACCGCGCCCGAAACGCAATAGCTGGGAAATCGTCCTCATCACGGCCAGAACCGCCGACGAAGCGAACGCGAAACAGGACGTCTTCGAGGCGATGTCGAATATGGACTTCTGGTTCGTCGCCGAAGGGTTCGGGACCGTCGACCTGTACGGCATCGCCACCGCGAAATCGAACGCCGAGATCGACGACCTCCTCGTCCAGATGCGGGCGCTCGACTCGGTGACTGACATCGATTACTTCATCGAAACTGACCGTGCCGTGGATATCGGGAACTACCTTCCCGTTTACTGA
- a CDS encoding alpha-L-arabinofuranosidase C-terminal domain-containing protein, with the protein MADLYTHTSDDSESQATVRLDPSRRGETVSPELYSKFGEHLYTPRNVTNVLEAQALFNPTFGSWKFGQQQYGPDGGNSAVSDPEEMDDRIETYAETHGMPDVDRLREAYRDGTALWWFPYGTTDAVRTSPDTGTADDRAQRFETGSADGHAGLAQWCHLPVHRTNAFEGQVTLRAAAETPVRLAVHDVDPDDGTLGSVLAETSVTARDENRTVSFSLELPSDELKESERLFGFSVTTRVPDANVVVDRVCCYPDDHVATADPEIVDLLSELNLSVLRWPGGNFVSGYHWRDGVGPIEERPTKPNPAWDALETNLFGTDEFVALCEAVGCEPMICLNAGSGTPEEAARWVEYCNGSTDTEMGALRAEHGHPEPYDVTYWEVGNELYGSWQIGWTTPAGNADRYRRFKTAMEAVDDSIEVMACGNRHTDWNEPLLAELESTDWLTDHVLVECHADSETDPVELFNAHSGFASQLRAEYDAVADDCRDAGLEGVRQAITELQLFTRFDGDEDDEADESEATGEEREERRMSRETLPTNKSITEAVFDATIIHECIRSGTVDMVTHSGVGNHGGGLRKSQGRVWADPCYYGQQLGTGLIGGTPIGVDVTCHTFSTETTWGSDTGQWFGELEPVTDEPAVDAMAVTDADDHDIAVVLVHRDAGADAIDVTLSGEPLESLDEVTVDRLSAETMYDTNTLEDPQRITPTTDSAAVDDGSVTVSLPPYSVIRLTGD; encoded by the coding sequence ATGGCGGATCTCTATACGCATACCAGCGACGACTCCGAATCGCAGGCGACCGTTCGTCTCGATCCCTCGAGGCGGGGAGAGACGGTCAGCCCCGAACTGTACTCGAAATTCGGCGAACACCTCTACACGCCCCGGAACGTGACGAACGTCCTCGAGGCACAGGCGCTGTTCAACCCCACGTTCGGCTCCTGGAAGTTCGGGCAGCAACAGTACGGTCCGGACGGCGGCAACAGCGCCGTCAGCGATCCCGAGGAGATGGACGACCGGATCGAGACGTACGCCGAGACGCACGGGATGCCGGACGTCGACCGGCTCCGGGAGGCCTATCGCGACGGAACGGCGCTGTGGTGGTTCCCGTATGGAACCACGGACGCGGTACGGACGAGTCCCGACACCGGGACGGCCGACGACCGTGCACAGCGGTTCGAGACCGGGTCGGCGGACGGCCACGCTGGCCTCGCGCAGTGGTGTCACCTGCCGGTCCACCGAACGAACGCGTTCGAAGGGCAGGTAACGCTGCGCGCCGCCGCGGAGACGCCGGTTCGGCTCGCAGTCCACGACGTCGATCCCGACGACGGAACCCTCGGATCGGTACTCGCGGAAACCAGTGTGACCGCTCGGGACGAGAACCGAACCGTCTCGTTCTCGCTGGAACTACCCTCGGACGAACTCAAGGAGTCCGAGCGGCTGTTCGGGTTCAGCGTGACCACGCGAGTTCCCGACGCGAACGTCGTCGTCGACCGGGTGTGTTGTTATCCCGACGACCACGTCGCCACGGCCGACCCCGAGATCGTCGACCTGCTCTCCGAGCTGAACCTCTCCGTGCTCCGATGGCCCGGCGGCAACTTCGTCTCGGGCTATCACTGGCGAGACGGTGTCGGCCCGATCGAGGAGCGACCGACGAAGCCGAACCCGGCGTGGGACGCCCTCGAGACGAACCTCTTCGGGACCGACGAGTTCGTCGCGCTCTGCGAGGCGGTCGGCTGTGAGCCGATGATCTGTCTCAACGCCGGGAGCGGGACGCCCGAGGAAGCGGCGCGGTGGGTAGAGTACTGTAACGGTTCGACCGACACCGAAATGGGCGCCTTACGGGCCGAACACGGCCACCCCGAACCGTACGACGTCACCTACTGGGAGGTCGGCAACGAGCTCTACGGCTCGTGGCAGATCGGCTGGACGACGCCGGCCGGCAACGCAGACCGATACCGGCGGTTTAAGACGGCAATGGAGGCCGTCGACGACTCGATCGAGGTGATGGCCTGCGGGAACCGCCACACTGACTGGAACGAGCCGCTCCTCGCGGAACTCGAGTCGACCGACTGGCTCACCGACCACGTCCTCGTCGAGTGTCACGCCGATTCGGAGACCGATCCGGTCGAACTGTTCAACGCGCACTCGGGCTTCGCGAGCCAGTTGCGCGCGGAGTACGACGCGGTCGCGGACGACTGCCGGGACGCCGGACTCGAGGGCGTCAGACAGGCGATCACGGAACTGCAGCTGTTCACCCGGTTCGACGGGGACGAGGACGACGAGGCGGATGAGAGTGAGGCGACGGGCGAGGAGAGAGAGGAGCGCCGGATGAGCCGGGAGACGCTCCCGACGAACAAGAGCATCACCGAGGCCGTCTTCGATGCCACGATCATCCACGAGTGTATCCGGAGCGGGACCGTTGACATGGTCACTCACTCCGGCGTCGGGAACCACGGCGGCGGACTCCGGAAGTCACAGGGACGGGTGTGGGCAGACCCCTGCTACTACGGCCAGCAGCTCGGGACGGGACTGATCGGCGGCACCCCGATCGGCGTCGACGTGACGTGTCACACCTTCTCGACGGAGACGACGTGGGGGTCGGACACGGGCCAGTGGTTCGGCGAACTCGAGCCGGTGACCGACGAGCCGGCCGTCGATGCGATGGCGGTGACCGACGCCGACGACCACGATATCGCGGTCGTGCTGGTCCACCGCGACGCCGGGGCGGACGCCATCGACGTCACGCTCTCGGGCGAGCCGCTGGAATCGCTCGACGAAGTGACGGTCGATCGGCTCTCGGCGGAGACGATGTACGACACGAACACGCTCGAGGACCCCCAGCGG
- a CDS encoding thiolase domain-containing protein has translation MARASVVGAGMTTFGPHERTLAELFADAALEALDDAGTTNDSIDAFYLGNTLGGMTENETHLAPKLATHVGINGVPAQRFEDACATSSNAFKHAVQAVENGVHDVVLVGGVERCTPETGLDTPRMTEIFASASDRQYEQPAGITFPGVFALLTKRHMHEYGTTEEQLASVAVKNHANGQHNPHAHFGKEATVEEVLESPLIADPFRLMDCCPFSDGASAVVVVGPDAADSFDSPVDVNGVGHATGTVPAADKESLTATQPARDAAASAYEQAGRSAADVDFAEVHDCFTGAEILATEALGFFDDGEGGPAAEAGRTALDGEIPINPSGGLKAKGHPIGATGTAQIVELTTQLRGEAGDRQIADAETGLAHNLGGDAGTTLVTLMEARA, from the coding sequence ATGGCACGAGCGAGTGTCGTGGGTGCCGGCATGACGACGTTCGGCCCCCACGAACGGACGCTTGCGGAACTGTTCGCCGACGCCGCACTCGAGGCGCTAGACGATGCGGGGACGACGAACGATAGCATCGACGCGTTCTATCTCGGGAACACGCTCGGCGGAATGACCGAAAACGAAACCCACCTCGCGCCGAAACTGGCGACGCACGTGGGGATCAACGGCGTGCCCGCACAGCGCTTCGAAGACGCCTGCGCGACGTCCTCGAACGCGTTCAAGCACGCGGTTCAGGCGGTCGAGAACGGCGTCCACGACGTCGTCCTCGTCGGCGGGGTGGAGCGATGTACGCCGGAGACGGGACTCGATACGCCGCGAATGACCGAGATATTCGCCAGCGCGTCGGACAGACAGTACGAGCAGCCGGCGGGGATCACCTTCCCCGGCGTGTTCGCGTTGCTGACCAAACGGCACATGCACGAGTACGGAACGACCGAGGAGCAACTCGCCAGCGTCGCCGTGAAGAACCACGCCAACGGCCAGCACAATCCCCACGCCCACTTCGGGAAGGAGGCGACCGTCGAGGAGGTGTTAGAGTCGCCGCTGATCGCGGATCCGTTCCGCCTGATGGACTGCTGTCCCTTCTCGGACGGAGCGAGCGCGGTCGTCGTCGTCGGCCCTGACGCGGCCGATTCGTTCGACTCGCCGGTCGACGTGAACGGAGTCGGCCACGCAACGGGAACCGTTCCGGCCGCGGACAAGGAGTCACTGACAGCGACCCAGCCGGCCCGCGACGCGGCGGCATCGGCGTACGAGCAGGCCGGTCGCAGTGCCGCCGACGTCGACTTCGCCGAAGTCCACGACTGTTTCACCGGTGCCGAGATACTCGCGACGGAAGCGCTCGGATTCTTCGACGACGGCGAGGGCGGTCCCGCCGCCGAAGCGGGGCGAACCGCTCTCGACGGTGAGATACCGATCAACCCCAGCGGCGGGTTGAAAGCGAAAGGCCACCCGATCGGGGCGACCGGAACCGCACAGATCGTCGAACTGACGACGCAGCTCCGCGGCGAGGCCGGCGATCGGCAGATCGCCGACGCGGAAACGGGGCTCGCGCACAATCTCGGCGGCGACGCCGGAACGACCCTCGTAACGCTCATGGAGGCGCGAGCATGA
- a CDS encoding TIGR04024 family LLM class F420-dependent oxidoreductase, which produces MTDRDVFLPVGAQPTLEDLVDQAVTAEELGYDRVWFPETWGRDAVTAMATTAERTDEIGIGTSIANIYSRSPALLGQTAATLQEASDGRFRLGVGPSGPIVIENWHGMDFGNPLRRTRETVEIVQQVLSGQTVSYDGEYFSLDGFRLRCDPPEPAPPVDAAGLGPKAVELAGRFADGWHAVNYTRDGLRERLEDLRRGAELGDRDPNDLRVTLAVGCCALADGERARELVAQHTAFYIGGMGTFYRDNLARQGYEEVAHEIHDLWQEGDKDRATTIVREELRDQMGAAGTPAEAREQLQQFLDIDGLDAVNVSFPRGAEPDEIHETMTALAP; this is translated from the coding sequence ATGACCGATAGGGACGTCTTTCTGCCGGTCGGTGCACAGCCCACGCTCGAGGATCTCGTGGATCAAGCGGTCACCGCCGAGGAGTTGGGTTACGACCGCGTCTGGTTTCCGGAGACCTGGGGACGGGACGCCGTCACCGCGATGGCGACCACCGCCGAACGGACCGACGAGATCGGGATCGGAACGAGCATCGCCAACATCTACTCCAGATCACCGGCGCTGCTCGGGCAGACAGCCGCCACGCTGCAGGAGGCCAGCGACGGCCGCTTCCGACTCGGCGTCGGCCCTAGTGGCCCCATCGTCATCGAGAACTGGCACGGGATGGACTTCGGCAACCCGTTGCGTCGAACGCGAGAGACGGTCGAGATCGTCCAGCAGGTCCTCTCCGGCCAGACGGTCTCCTACGACGGCGAGTACTTCTCGCTGGACGGGTTTCGGCTGCGCTGTGACCCGCCGGAGCCGGCACCACCGGTCGACGCTGCGGGACTCGGTCCGAAGGCCGTCGAACTCGCCGGTCGCTTCGCCGACGGCTGGCACGCCGTCAACTACACCAGAGACGGCCTCAGGGAACGACTCGAGGACCTCCGGCGCGGCGCCGAGTTAGGTGACAGGGATCCCAACGACCTCCGTGTGACGCTCGCCGTGGGCTGCTGTGCCCTCGCGGACGGCGAGCGCGCCCGCGAACTCGTCGCCCAACACACCGCATTCTACATCGGCGGGATGGGAACGTTTTACCGCGATAACCTCGCCCGTCAGGGGTACGAGGAGGTCGCCCACGAGATTCACGATCTGTGGCAGGAGGGCGACAAGGACCGCGCCACGACGATCGTTCGGGAGGAGTTGCGCGACCAGATGGGGGCCGCGGGGACGCCGGCAGAGGCGCGCGAACAACTGCAGCAGTTCCTCGATATCGACGGACTGGACGCCGTCAACGTCTCCTTCCCGCGGGGAGCCGAACCCGACGAGATACACGAGACGATGACCGCGCTAGCGCCGTGA
- the rdfA gene encoding rod-determining factor RdfA produces the protein MSEYGCKVCRVLDEYGMERYEERLLEQWQADPSQRKGYRQLAEWFNTLMLRREMDRAGLSTLGDEAESKYERLQSDEAVAAEVATELENAGIPINTLRDDFVSYGVIRTHLKECLESDVDLSSGDWERNAIEISRDHASTKIEEAVRSLRNKGRLTAGGDVSVSVTVELECENCHARVPSDRAIRREYVCRCDN, from the coding sequence ATGAGCGAGTACGGCTGTAAAGTCTGCCGAGTATTAGACGAGTACGGTATGGAGCGATACGAGGAGCGGCTACTCGAGCAGTGGCAGGCAGACCCCTCTCAGCGGAAGGGGTATCGGCAACTCGCTGAGTGGTTCAATACGCTCATGCTACGTCGCGAAATGGACCGCGCGGGACTGTCGACCCTCGGCGACGAAGCCGAATCCAAGTACGAGCGGCTACAGTCGGACGAAGCGGTCGCGGCGGAGGTCGCGACGGAGTTAGAAAATGCAGGGATTCCGATCAATACGTTACGGGACGATTTCGTCTCGTACGGCGTGATTCGAACCCATCTGAAGGAGTGTCTCGAATCCGATGTCGACCTCTCGAGCGGGGACTGGGAGCGAAACGCGATCGAGATCTCACGGGACCACGCGTCCACGAAAATCGAAGAGGCGGTCCGATCGCTCCGGAACAAGGGACGACTCACCGCCGGCGGTGACGTGAGCGTCTCCGTCACCGTCGAACTCGAGTGTGAGAACTGTCACGCTCGCGTCCCGAGCGATCGAGCGATCCGTCGCGAATACGTTTGTCGGTGTGATAACTGA
- a CDS encoding sodium:solute symporter family protein, producing the protein MVFGLGMVEVVFFAVLALYVLVGFILFQVIDIPEDFYVMDRQAGGILIAGTLFASFMSASTMMGIAGIVYTEGAVMWLAIYGSWPGLVVGMLYVGRRLRMLEDVTVPDFIGDRYQSESVRVTATLIMMVGLVGYGVIQLIGAGYLLSGVLNVVGYQQIVLLFGAALLVFTVAGGMYSVVVTDTLMAVAMVITGLVLAPIAIGQAGGLEALTTTLPAENPGVLTVGGANMDMPLGWLVGQWMLWFAFFMVAPWIISRAFPANNDFDLMTGTNIATLLSTVVVTVLFLGVSATYLLNSSIEPVDLVVIWMSRELVGPITGGLAIAGIMAGILSTTSTIFIYAGFGLSRDLFERAGGRVLSESQRLLAARIAQIAVVAVVTLIALFEPLGIYWLGAWAGALFAVAWAPMIIAGLEWEGANKYGALASMIGGFGSYVLLYQLSQVWGTITIPFMLDPVIPALAISSALMIGVSLVTETTSEEVEFFRDVSDRAVSEATVEQLSQSELRKKYNRAKYFAIGILVVGVVIYAYLFLTVFLPLL; encoded by the coding sequence ATGGTCTTTGGTCTCGGGATGGTCGAAGTCGTGTTCTTCGCGGTACTGGCACTGTACGTCCTCGTCGGATTCATCCTCTTTCAGGTGATCGATATTCCGGAGGACTTCTACGTGATGGACAGGCAAGCTGGTGGCATCCTCATCGCCGGGACGCTGTTCGCATCCTTCATGAGCGCAAGTACGATGATGGGAATCGCCGGCATCGTGTACACGGAGGGCGCGGTGATGTGGCTGGCCATCTACGGCAGCTGGCCCGGACTAGTCGTCGGCATGTTGTACGTCGGCCGCCGGCTCCGCATGTTAGAAGACGTGACCGTACCGGATTTCATCGGCGATCGCTATCAGAGCGAATCTGTTCGCGTCACGGCGACGCTGATCATGATGGTCGGGCTCGTCGGCTACGGCGTGATCCAGCTGATCGGGGCCGGCTATCTTCTCTCGGGCGTCCTCAACGTCGTCGGATATCAGCAGATCGTACTCCTGTTCGGTGCGGCACTGCTCGTGTTCACCGTCGCCGGCGGGATGTACAGTGTCGTCGTGACGGACACACTCATGGCGGTGGCGATGGTCATTACCGGTCTCGTCCTCGCACCCATCGCTATCGGGCAAGCCGGCGGACTGGAGGCGTTGACGACGACACTTCCGGCCGAGAATCCAGGCGTTCTGACCGTCGGTGGTGCGAACATGGACATGCCGCTGGGATGGCTCGTCGGACAATGGATGCTGTGGTTCGCGTTCTTCATGGTCGCACCGTGGATCATCTCGCGAGCATTCCCTGCGAACAACGACTTCGATCTCATGACGGGGACGAACATCGCTACGCTCCTGTCGACCGTCGTCGTCACCGTGTTGTTCCTCGGCGTCTCCGCGACGTATCTGCTGAACTCGAGCATCGAGCCCGTCGACCTCGTCGTGATCTGGATGTCTCGAGAGCTGGTTGGCCCGATCACCGGCGGGCTGGCCATCGCCGGTATCATGGCGGGAATCCTGTCGACGACGTCGACGATCTTCATCTACGCCGGCTTCGGACTCTCGCGCGACCTCTTCGAACGGGCCGGCGGACGCGTCCTCTCCGAATCGCAGCGGCTCCTCGCCGCTCGCATCGCACAGATCGCTGTCGTCGCCGTCGTCACCCTCATCGCGCTGTTCGAGCCGCTCGGAATCTACTGGCTCGGCGCGTGGGCGGGCGCCCTGTTCGCCGTCGCGTGGGCCCCGATGATCATCGCCGGACTCGAGTGGGAAGGTGCGAACAAGTACGGTGCGCTCGCGTCGATGATCGGCGGCTTCGGATCGTACGTTCTCCTCTACCAGCTTTCCCAAGTCTGGGGGACGATTACGATCCCGTTCATGCTCGATCCCGTCATTCCGGCACTGGCTATCTCGAGCGCGCTGATGATCGGCGTCTCGTTGGTGACTGAGACCACCAGCGAGGAGGTCGAATTCTTCCGCGATGTGAGCGATCGGGCCGTGAGCGAAGCGACCGTCGAACAGCTCTCTCAGTCGGAACTTCGCAAGAAGTACAACCGGGCGAAGTACTTCGCGATCGGCATCCTCGTCGTCGGCGTCGTGATCTACGCCTATCTCTTCCTAACCGTCTTCCTCCCGCTTCTCTGA
- a CDS encoding 3-hydroxyacyl-CoA dehydrogenase family protein yields the protein MNVAVLGAGSMGHGIAHVSALGGHSVIVRDVEQELVEDGLGQIEANLEEGIEREKITPAEKEDAIERVTGTVSLEAAVEDADLVIEAVPEQLEIKQDVFSEAEEFAPDDAIMATNTSSLSVTEIASVFEEPSRCIGLHFFNPAHIMPLVEIVVAEQTSEETKEFADHYVESIQKTPTTVTDVPGFASSRLGAMFSLEAIRMAQEGVASIEDIDETMRLGYNLPMGPIELVDHTGVDVNVEVMEYLREELGERFKPPQLLKRKLRAGKLGRKTGEGFYVWEDGEIVGVSGGEE from the coding sequence ATGAATGTTGCAGTCCTAGGAGCTGGCTCCATGGGTCACGGTATCGCCCACGTCAGCGCTCTCGGTGGACACTCGGTTATCGTTCGCGATGTCGAACAGGAACTCGTCGAAGACGGTCTCGGACAGATCGAGGCGAATCTCGAGGAAGGGATCGAACGCGAGAAGATTACCCCGGCAGAGAAAGAGGACGCGATTGAGCGGGTCACGGGAACGGTCTCGCTCGAGGCGGCCGTCGAGGACGCCGATCTCGTCATCGAAGCGGTTCCGGAACAACTCGAGATCAAGCAGGACGTCTTCTCGGAGGCCGAGGAGTTCGCGCCCGACGACGCGATCATGGCCACGAACACCTCGTCGCTGTCGGTCACGGAAATCGCCAGCGTGTTCGAGGAGCCGTCCCGCTGTATCGGCCTTCACTTCTTCAACCCCGCTCACATCATGCCGCTCGTGGAGATCGTCGTCGCGGAGCAGACGAGCGAGGAGACGAAGGAGTTCGCCGACCACTACGTCGAGAGCATCCAGAAAACGCCGACGACGGTCACCGACGTTCCCGGCTTCGCTTCGTCCCGACTCGGCGCGATGTTCAGTCTCGAGGCGATCCGAATGGCACAGGAGGGTGTCGCCAGCATCGAGGATATCGACGAGACGATGCGACTGGGGTACAATCTCCCGATGGGACCGATCGAGCTCGTCGACCACACTGGGGTCGACGTCAACGTCGAAGTGATGGAGTACCTCCGGGAAGAACTGGGCGAACGGTTCAAGCCGCCGCAGTTGCTGAAACGGAAGCTCCGTGCTGGAAAGCTGGGACGAAAGACCGGTGAAGGATTCTACGTTTGGGAAGACGGAGAGATCGTCGGCGTCAGCGGTGGCGAGGAGTAA
- a CDS encoding Zn-ribbon domain-containing OB-fold protein translates to MSADELIDGDLTYASWKRALRDGVLLGQECRDCGHATAAPKAACARCGSRELETVELPATGTVYSETTITVPPRRFSDEDPYQVAIVELDEARVMAHIDGSAEIGDEVRLRGTIEADDAPAPLFG, encoded by the coding sequence ATGAGCGCCGACGAACTGATCGACGGCGATCTGACGTACGCGTCCTGGAAACGAGCGCTCCGGGACGGCGTCCTCCTCGGACAGGAGTGTCGCGATTGCGGTCACGCCACCGCGGCACCGAAGGCGGCGTGTGCACGCTGTGGCTCCCGCGAACTCGAGACGGTCGAACTACCGGCGACGGGGACCGTCTATTCTGAGACCACGATCACCGTCCCGCCGCGACGGTTCAGTGACGAGGATCCCTATCAGGTGGCGATCGTCGAACTGGACGAGGCGCGCGTGATGGCACATATCGACGGTTCGGCCGAGATCGGCGACGAGGTCCGCCTCCGGGGAACGATCGAAGCGGACGACGCGCCGGCACCGCTTTTCGGATAG